In Natronococcus occultus SP4, the following proteins share a genomic window:
- a CDS encoding extracellular solute-binding protein: MVPDRCERTTSLGVSRRSFVAAASAVGAGGIAGCLGRGAEEGAVVAYGDTDFQDIMDPEGELHQALWDAGLDEDITVSVRTGPDETEQRRSAAQSALQAERSQPDLFMMDSGWTIPFILREQTVNLEDRLSNETLGLIENEYLEAAVETARHPETGELHALPLFPDFGTMQYREDLAEDAGYDTEDWGTEPMSWQEFSEVAADVRADSGVDFGFTTQAAAYEGLACCTFNEVISTWGGAYFGGLDELFEAGGREVTVDEEPVLDAIRMMRTFVRGQDDEHALEGYEQIAPTAIVQYTEEDARGPFAGGNVVMHRNWPYSIAIAHDDGMGDQVGMMPMPYGVEEDEAAYDGLGGTAAALGGWHLTLNPASENQEEATQVLEAFATEEVMLTVFEVQGWIPPIVELLEDVDPEEIGPVAEYAETIEIAGENAVPRPVTDIWPEQSAHIYQEVNAAYRGVKSPEEAMADLADRLEASEADVGEQDVQ, translated from the coding sequence ATGGTGCCAGACAGATGTGAACGGACAACATCCCTTGGGGTCTCGCGCCGGTCGTTCGTCGCGGCGGCCTCAGCGGTCGGCGCCGGCGGGATAGCGGGGTGTCTCGGTCGTGGCGCCGAGGAAGGGGCGGTCGTCGCCTACGGCGATACGGACTTTCAGGACATCATGGATCCGGAGGGTGAGTTACATCAGGCCCTCTGGGACGCCGGCCTCGACGAGGATATCACCGTGTCGGTCCGCACCGGACCGGACGAGACCGAACAGCGCAGATCCGCCGCACAGTCCGCGCTCCAGGCGGAACGGTCCCAGCCGGATCTCTTCATGATGGACAGCGGGTGGACGATCCCGTTTATCCTGCGCGAGCAGACGGTCAACCTCGAGGATCGGCTCTCGAACGAGACGCTCGGCCTGATCGAGAACGAGTACCTCGAGGCGGCGGTCGAAACCGCTCGCCACCCTGAGACGGGCGAGTTGCACGCACTCCCGCTGTTTCCCGACTTCGGGACGATGCAGTACCGGGAAGACCTCGCCGAGGACGCGGGGTACGACACCGAGGACTGGGGGACCGAGCCGATGTCCTGGCAGGAGTTCTCGGAGGTCGCGGCCGACGTCCGCGCCGACTCCGGCGTCGACTTCGGATTCACTACGCAGGCGGCCGCCTACGAGGGGTTGGCCTGCTGTACGTTCAACGAGGTGATAAGCACCTGGGGCGGCGCGTACTTCGGCGGTCTCGACGAACTGTTCGAGGCGGGCGGCCGCGAGGTCACGGTCGACGAGGAACCCGTCCTCGACGCCATCCGGATGATGCGGACGTTCGTTCGGGGTCAAGACGACGAGCACGCCCTCGAGGGGTACGAACAGATCGCTCCGACCGCGATCGTCCAGTACACCGAGGAAGACGCTCGCGGTCCCTTCGCGGGCGGCAACGTCGTGATGCACCGCAACTGGCCGTACTCGATCGCGATCGCTCACGACGACGGAATGGGCGATCAGGTCGGGATGATGCCGATGCCCTACGGCGTCGAGGAGGACGAGGCCGCCTACGACGGTCTCGGAGGGACCGCCGCCGCGCTCGGCGGCTGGCACCTGACGCTGAACCCCGCGAGCGAAAACCAGGAGGAGGCGACCCAGGTGTTGGAGGCGTTCGCGACCGAGGAGGTGATGCTTACGGTATTCGAGGTCCAGGGCTGGATCCCGCCGATCGTCGAACTGCTCGAGGACGTCGACCCCGAGGAGATCGGTCCCGTCGCGGAGTACGCCGAGACCATCGAGATCGCGGGCGAGAACGCCGTTCCGCGGCCCGTAACCGACATCTGGCCGGAGCAGTCGGCCCACATCTATCAGGAGGTGAACGCAGCCTATCGGGGCGTGAAGTCGCCCGAGGAGGCGATGGCCGACCTGGCGGACCGACTCGAGGCCAGTGAGGCCGACGTAGGTGAACAGGATGTCCAGTGA
- the trmB gene encoding HTH-type sugar sensing transcriptional regulator TrmB gives MAPDELRSTVERVGERFNLGEYEIDAYLTVLEQGQLTASEIADRTEIPQPRVYDTVRSLSDRGLVELRESRPMKVVAIDPADAFDEVQHSLEQMIDELEARYTAPARDTEAVSLVKSRSTILRYLEEIITDAEYELSLSLTPDLLTRFEDELAGALERGVSIDLIVTPATEAPAPGDFDYTAIATTTRARRGITTPVLAVADGNYSIYATQDALRDDKDRYGVIFNRSALGFLVSGFFGTVLWTTAEETLGEDEDPRSYPRKYASIRRCVKDIIEEGGEFYATIVGRDVEVGGQRVVRGQIIDVSFEVSEEVAAITLENEDGAEVTVGGRVAALEDVEAHEIHIGRHKPPEPEE, from the coding sequence ATGGCACCAGACGAGCTTCGCTCGACCGTCGAGCGAGTCGGAGAGCGGTTTAACCTCGGCGAGTACGAGATCGACGCCTACCTGACCGTCCTCGAGCAGGGACAGCTGACCGCGAGCGAAATCGCGGACCGCACCGAAATACCCCAGCCCCGCGTCTACGACACCGTCCGGAGTCTGAGCGATCGGGGGCTGGTCGAGCTGCGCGAGTCCCGACCGATGAAGGTGGTCGCGATCGATCCGGCCGACGCCTTCGACGAGGTCCAACACTCCCTCGAGCAGATGATCGACGAACTCGAGGCCCGCTACACGGCACCCGCCCGCGACACGGAGGCCGTCTCGCTGGTGAAATCCCGTTCGACGATCCTTCGATACCTCGAGGAGATCATCACCGACGCCGAATACGAACTCTCGCTGTCGCTGACGCCGGATCTGCTCACCCGTTTCGAGGACGAACTCGCGGGCGCGCTCGAACGCGGCGTCAGTATCGACCTGATCGTGACGCCGGCCACGGAGGCGCCCGCGCCGGGCGACTTCGACTACACCGCGATCGCGACGACGACGCGCGCCCGCCGCGGGATCACGACGCCGGTGCTCGCCGTCGCCGACGGTAACTACTCGATTTACGCGACACAGGACGCGCTGCGGGATGACAAGGACCGGTACGGGGTCATCTTCAACCGATCGGCGCTTGGCTTTCTGGTCTCGGGCTTTTTCGGCACCGTCCTCTGGACGACCGCCGAGGAGACGCTGGGCGAGGACGAGGACCCGCGCAGTTACCCGCGAAAGTACGCCTCGATCCGGCGCTGCGTGAAAGACATTATCGAGGAGGGCGGGGAGTTCTACGCGACGATCGTCGGCCGGGACGTCGAGGTCGGCGGCCAGCGGGTCGTTCGAGGGCAGATCATCGACGTCTCCTTCGAGGTCAGCGAGGAGGTCGCCGCGATCACTCTCGAGAACGAGGACGGGGCGGAGGTAACCGTCGGCGGCCGGGTCGCCGCGCTCGAGGACGTCGAGGCCCACGAGATCCACATCGGTCGGCACAAACCCCCCGAGCCGGAGGAGTAG
- a CDS encoding mechanosensitive ion channel family protein produces MLEVAPIPEEEEVLERTNEVLPETVPGIVGQLLLAVAVLVVGWYLSKLVVRLTGRTVARRIERPSVTRTVLRGVRSFVLLVTLIVVAGILGVGDTQILLSVTVISAIVAVVLAPLVGSFVNGLFVLGDRPYEIGDMIEIVDEGHTGFVEDITIRYTKVFTLQNTFIVIPNSEIQQRDVINYSAEDERTRLSLEFEITYESDLEAARNLAERGARSVDVVITGGPDIRIGSARYAAAPLCNVREYADSGIVLELYFWVQHPYKQSVARSAVRTAIRERFVDADVEFAYPHRHHVFDGDSGTARVAVDGSRSARPDADPPIDADGNGVDPDG; encoded by the coding sequence ATGCTGGAGGTCGCGCCGATTCCGGAGGAAGAGGAGGTCCTCGAGCGGACCAACGAGGTGCTTCCCGAGACGGTCCCCGGAATCGTCGGTCAGCTCCTCCTCGCTGTGGCCGTCCTCGTCGTCGGCTGGTATCTCTCGAAGCTCGTCGTCCGACTGACGGGCCGGACCGTCGCCCGGCGGATCGAGCGACCCAGCGTCACGCGAACGGTCCTGCGGGGCGTCAGATCCTTCGTTCTCCTGGTGACGCTGATCGTTGTCGCCGGCATCCTCGGCGTCGGCGACACCCAGATCCTCCTCTCGGTGACCGTCATCTCCGCCATCGTCGCGGTCGTGCTCGCGCCGCTGGTCGGTAGCTTCGTCAACGGGCTGTTCGTCCTCGGCGATCGGCCGTACGAGATCGGCGACATGATCGAGATCGTCGACGAGGGCCACACCGGGTTCGTCGAGGACATCACGATCAGGTACACGAAGGTCTTCACCCTTCAGAACACGTTCATCGTGATCCCGAACTCCGAGATCCAGCAGCGGGACGTGATCAACTACTCGGCGGAGGACGAACGAACCCGACTCTCGCTGGAGTTCGAGATCACCTACGAGAGCGACCTCGAGGCTGCGCGCAACCTCGCCGAACGAGGGGCTCGATCCGTCGACGTCGTCATCACCGGCGGGCCGGATATTCGGATCGGAAGCGCGCGCTACGCGGCCGCCCCGCTTTGTAACGTCCGCGAGTACGCCGACAGCGGCATCGTGCTGGAGCTGTACTTCTGGGTGCAACACCCATACAAGCAGTCCGTCGCTCGGTCGGCGGTCCGAACGGCGATCCGTGAGCGGTTCGTCGACGCGGACGTCGAGTTCGCGTACCCACATCGACACCACGTCTTCGACGGCGACAGCGGCACCGCGAGGGTGGCCGTCGACGGCTCCCGGTCGGCGCGTCCGGACGCCGATCCGCCTATCGACGCGGACGGCAACGGCGTCGATCCCGATGGGTAG
- a CDS encoding universal stress protein produces the protein MTLVVVPVRYPLTKHSKRTLERAIEVARERDAALTVLHVDLYQNGKKVTRIDLKEAVESAFGRIENARYVVRTGFLVEESILDEVAAEDADAVVIGTKQASRLRRLFRRFTNNPDIDDYLREHLDCEVITVEGAPAK, from the coding sequence ATGACGCTGGTTGTGGTCCCCGTCCGATACCCCCTCACGAAACACTCAAAGCGGACCCTCGAGCGGGCGATCGAGGTCGCCCGAGAGCGCGACGCCGCGCTGACGGTCCTGCACGTCGATCTCTACCAGAACGGGAAGAAAGTCACCCGTATCGACCTCAAGGAGGCCGTCGAGTCGGCATTCGGCCGGATCGAGAACGCACGGTACGTCGTCCGGACGGGGTTTCTCGTCGAGGAGAGCATTCTCGACGAGGTCGCTGCCGAGGACGCCGACGCCGTCGTCATCGGGACCAAACAGGCGAGCCGACTGCGCCGACTGTTCCGTCGGTTTACCAACAATCCGGACATCGACGACTACCTTCGGGAACACCTCGACTGCGAGGTCATCACCGTCGAGGGCGCGCCGGCGAAGTGA
- a CDS encoding DUF5816 domain-containing protein — METRSTADGDTVYVSKTDGDRGSKGPFLIAYESPEAQRRYGWFCTNCESFDNAMDSMGRIQCNRCGNFRKPTEWDAAHE; from the coding sequence ATGGAAACGAGGTCGACCGCCGACGGCGACACCGTCTACGTCTCGAAGACGGACGGCGACAGGGGCTCGAAGGGGCCGTTTCTGATCGCCTACGAGTCGCCCGAGGCACAGCGACGGTACGGCTGGTTCTGTACCAACTGCGAGAGCTTCGACAACGCGATGGATTCGATGGGACGGATCCAGTGTAACCGATGTGGGAACTTCCGCAAGCCCACAGAGTGGGACGCCGCTCACGAGTAA
- a CDS encoding DUF7116 family protein, producing MRLVEQAKSIFAELGYTVEGTGPVFRAERKWKVVHVNPVLEPEELPSATGQFHCFVARPDDADVLERELERTNPNYEWAIIVVDGDDYQVERVPPGPRASA from the coding sequence ATGCGTCTCGTCGAACAGGCCAAGTCGATTTTCGCCGAGCTCGGGTACACAGTCGAAGGTACCGGCCCCGTGTTCCGCGCCGAACGAAAGTGGAAGGTCGTCCACGTCAACCCCGTCCTCGAACCCGAGGAGCTTCCGTCGGCCACCGGTCAGTTCCACTGTTTCGTCGCCCGTCCGGACGACGCCGACGTGCTCGAACGAGAACTCGAACGGACAAACCCGAACTACGAGTGGGCTATTATCGTCGTCGATGGCGACGACTATCAGGTCGAACGCGTCCCGCCGGGACCGCGCGCCTCCGCCTGA
- a CDS encoding pyridoxal-phosphate-dependent aminotransferase family protein: MSESDNSIDVTEIGELTPPDRTLMGPGPSDVHSRVLRAMSTPLVGHLDPSFVEIMNEVQELLRYTFRTDNQWTLPVSGTGSAAMEAAIGNVVEPGDTMLVPTNGYFGGRMASMARRAGGEVAEVSAPWGEPLDPNDVADALAEHDPDVFGFVHAETSTGVLQPDVPELTAAAHDHDALVIADTVTSLGGVELRVDEWGIDVAYSGPQKCLSCPPGASPLTLSDTAMEKVLGREDEPRSWYLDLSLLEGYWGDERAYHHTAPVTNVYALREALRLVAEEGIEQRWERHERLAGALKAGVEGMGLEMNAPEEYWLPSLNAVRVPEDVDDGAVCAELLERYDLEVASGLGDLDGEIFRIGCMGYSARPQNVIYTVTALGDVLESMGADVDPGAGVTAARNTLE; the protein is encoded by the coding sequence ATGAGTGAGTCCGACAATTCGATCGACGTCACCGAGATCGGCGAACTGACGCCGCCGGATCGAACGCTGATGGGGCCGGGTCCCAGCGACGTCCACTCTCGCGTACTGCGGGCGATGAGCACGCCGCTGGTCGGTCACCTCGACCCCTCGTTCGTCGAGATCATGAACGAGGTCCAGGAGCTGTTGCGGTACACGTTCCGGACCGACAACCAGTGGACGCTCCCCGTTTCGGGTACCGGATCGGCCGCGATGGAGGCTGCGATCGGCAACGTCGTCGAGCCCGGCGACACGATGTTGGTGCCGACCAACGGCTACTTCGGCGGACGGATGGCCTCGATGGCCCGCCGTGCCGGCGGCGAGGTCGCCGAGGTATCGGCGCCGTGGGGCGAACCGCTGGATCCCAACGACGTCGCCGACGCGCTCGCCGAGCACGATCCGGACGTCTTCGGGTTCGTCCACGCCGAGACGAGCACGGGCGTCCTCCAGCCCGACGTCCCCGAACTCACCGCGGCGGCCCACGACCACGACGCCCTGGTGATCGCCGACACCGTCACCTCGCTGGGCGGCGTGGAGCTTCGGGTCGACGAATGGGGGATCGACGTCGCTTACTCGGGGCCCCAGAAGTGTCTCTCCTGTCCGCCCGGCGCGAGCCCGCTGACGCTGTCGGATACCGCGATGGAGAAGGTACTCGGCCGCGAGGACGAGCCCCGATCCTGGTATCTCGATCTCTCCCTGCTGGAGGGGTACTGGGGCGACGAGCGCGCGTACCACCACACCGCACCCGTCACGAACGTTTACGCGCTCCGGGAAGCGCTGCGGCTCGTCGCCGAGGAGGGGATCGAGCAACGCTGGGAGCGCCACGAGCGGTTAGCCGGGGCGTTGAAAGCCGGCGTCGAGGGGATGGGACTGGAGATGAACGCCCCCGAAGAGTACTGGCTACCGAGCCTGAACGCCGTCCGGGTCCCCGAGGACGTCGACGACGGCGCGGTCTGTGCGGAGCTGCTCGAGCGCTACGATCTCGAGGTCGCAAGCGGGCTCGGCGATCTGGACGGCGAGATCTTCCGGATCGGCTGTATGGGGTACTCGGCGCGGCCGCAAAACGTCATCTACACGGTGACGGCACTGGGGGACGTCCTCGAATCGATGGGTGCCGACGTCGATCCCGGTGCGGGCGTGACGGCGGCACGGAACACACTGGAGTGA
- a CDS encoding dodecin: protein MVFKKITLIGTSTESFDDAADEAIDRAENTLQNVYWVEVDELGVEIASAENREYQAEVTVAFELEE, encoded by the coding sequence ATGGTATTCAAAAAGATCACGCTGATCGGCACGAGCACGGAGAGCTTCGACGACGCCGCTGACGAGGCGATCGACCGCGCGGAGAACACGCTCCAGAACGTCTACTGGGTCGAAGTCGACGAACTCGGCGTCGAGATCGCAAGCGCCGAAAACCGCGAGTATCAGGCCGAAGTAACCGTCGCGTTCGAACTCGAGGAGTAG
- a CDS encoding HesB/IscA family protein, whose product MSTDSVDGATADARPEIEVTESAADQALSLLESEGLDDNEAGLRLFVQQGGCAGLSYGMRFDDAPDEDDTIYEHHELRVFVDPASLKYIEGSVLDYETGLQAEGFHVENPNVVSECGCGESFRT is encoded by the coding sequence ATGAGCACCGACAGCGTGGACGGCGCAACCGCGGACGCGCGTCCCGAGATCGAAGTGACCGAGTCGGCAGCAGACCAGGCGCTCTCACTGCTCGAGAGCGAGGGGCTCGACGACAACGAGGCCGGGCTTCGGCTGTTCGTCCAGCAGGGTGGCTGTGCGGGGCTGTCGTACGGAATGCGATTCGACGACGCACCCGACGAGGACGACACGATCTACGAACACCACGAGCTACGGGTGTTCGTCGATCCGGCGAGTCTGAAGTACATCGAGGGAAGCGTCCTCGACTACGAGACCGGGCTGCAGGCCGAAGGGTTCCACGTCGAGAACCCGAACGTCGTCAGCGAGTGTGGCTGTGGCGAGTCGTTCCGGACGTAG
- the hisD gene encoding histidinol dehydrogenase: protein MTVEMRELADLGPDDRVAYFERDAGIEGVRGDVREIVDRVHEEGDVAVREFTSEFDGVEVGNLEITDDCERAVEDVDDDLLEAIEAAVANVREFHEAQLPEDWRESFGDGRELGRRFRPLERVGVYVPGGSAAYPSSAIMGVVPAVVAGVDHVAVVTPPAEELNPATLAAIDVAGADEVFSVGGAQAVAGLAYGTETITRVQKIVGPGNKWVTAAKAEVRGDVEIDFLAGPSEVVVLADETAEPELVAAELVAQAEHDPNASVVAVTDDATTAADIVDAVDEQASAREREDVIREALANDASGVLLARSMSEAILFTESYAPEHLSILAADDESLLERIDSAGSVFLGPETPVAAGDYASGTNHVLPTNGGARVTGGLSVETFLRSTTVQRLSSEGLADLGETITTLADAEGLDAHAESVRRRLNRD from the coding sequence ATGACAGTCGAGATGCGGGAGCTCGCCGACCTCGGACCGGACGACCGGGTCGCCTACTTCGAACGCGACGCCGGTATCGAAGGGGTCAGGGGAGACGTTCGGGAGATCGTCGACCGGGTTCACGAGGAGGGCGACGTCGCGGTCCGAGAGTTCACGAGCGAGTTCGACGGTGTCGAGGTCGGGAACCTCGAAATCACCGACGACTGCGAGCGGGCCGTCGAGGACGTCGACGACGACCTGCTCGAGGCCATCGAGGCCGCCGTGGCGAACGTCCGGGAGTTCCACGAGGCCCAGCTGCCCGAAGACTGGCGCGAGTCGTTCGGCGACGGCCGGGAGCTCGGGCGACGCTTTCGCCCCCTCGAGCGCGTCGGTGTCTACGTGCCCGGCGGCTCGGCGGCCTATCCCTCGAGTGCGATCATGGGCGTCGTGCCCGCGGTCGTCGCGGGGGTCGACCACGTCGCCGTCGTGACACCGCCCGCCGAGGAACTGAATCCAGCGACGCTGGCGGCGATCGACGTTGCGGGCGCGGACGAGGTGTTCAGCGTCGGCGGCGCCCAGGCGGTCGCGGGACTGGCGTACGGAACCGAGACGATCACTAGGGTCCAGAAGATCGTCGGTCCCGGGAACAAGTGGGTGACAGCGGCCAAGGCCGAGGTTCGGGGTGACGTTGAGATCGACTTCCTCGCCGGGCCAAGCGAGGTCGTCGTCCTTGCCGACGAGACCGCCGAGCCGGAGCTCGTCGCGGCGGAGCTCGTCGCCCAGGCCGAGCACGATCCGAACGCCTCGGTGGTGGCAGTTACCGACGACGCGACGACCGCAGCGGACATCGTCGACGCCGTCGACGAGCAGGCGAGCGCTCGCGAGCGCGAGGACGTGATCCGCGAGGCGCTCGCGAACGACGCCAGCGGCGTGTTGCTCGCCCGCTCGATGAGCGAGGCGATCCTCTTTACCGAGTCGTACGCACCCGAGCACCTCTCGATTCTCGCCGCTGACGACGAGTCGCTCCTCGAGCGGATCGACAGTGCCGGCAGTGTCTTCCTCGGTCCGGAGACGCCGGTCGCGGCGGGCGACTACGCGAGCGGGACGAACCACGTCCTGCCGACAAACGGTGGCGCGCGTGTCACCGGCGGGCTCTCGGTCGAGACGTTCCTGCGATCGACGACCGTCCAGCGGCTCTCTTCGGAGGGGTTGGCCGACCTCGGGGAGACGATTACGACCCTTGCCGACGCGGAGGGGCTCGATGCCCACGCCGAAAGCGTTCGACGGCGGCTGAACCGGGACTGA
- a CDS encoding DUF4242 domain-containing protein, translating into MTNDDLEDYLILRALDDPISEADLEAAAEQSGDVLEALRDEGVGIRWVESEVLTNDEGQITGTYCHYQAEDTAAIREHADRAGLPATRIDRRGTPLEGE; encoded by the coding sequence ATGACGAACGACGATCTGGAGGACTACCTCATCCTCCGTGCGCTCGACGATCCGATCAGCGAAGCCGACCTCGAAGCCGCCGCCGAACAGTCGGGCGACGTCCTCGAGGCGTTGCGCGACGAGGGCGTCGGCATCCGCTGGGTCGAATCGGAGGTACTGACGAACGACGAAGGACAAATTACCGGCACGTACTGCCACTACCAGGCCGAGGATACGGCGGCGATCCGGGAGCACGCCGATCGGGCGGGGCTTCCGGCCACACGGATCGACCGCCGTGGAACACCCCTCGAAGGCGAGTAG
- a CDS encoding CDC48 family AAA ATPase has protein sequence MKLTVKPLVSNRSERSVAALERETIAELGIESGEYVSLEGPTGESAVVEVTSRPTEDVDDRTIRLEDALADRLGVEVGGTVRAEPVDVRSAERVEVALPEDVSSKAALEFAQRDTLVGRVLSDAETVTVSLAAESGAGSRSVPIEVVDLEPTPPVVVEDWTSVVLSPEAASIDDTERDQPTPAVTYDDVGGLAEELDRVREVVELPMRYPDVFDRLGIEPPKGVLLYGPPGTGKTLIARAMANEVGAHFQTLRGPEIVSKYYGESEERLREVFAEAEENAPAIVFVDEIDAIAPKREDVGDAERRIVAQLLSLLDGGDSRGQVVVMGTTNRVDSVDPALRRPGRFDREIEIGVPDADERAEILDIHAADVSLSEDVDLERYAERTHGFVGADLENLIRESAMCALRRLREDSPGGRSELSIDGPIEIGEPDVEAALREIEPSAMREVFVEVPDAGWTDIGGLEDAKRTLREAIQWPLEYADAFDRVSLRPATGVLLYGPPGTGKTLLARAVANEAQSNFISIKGPELVDKYVGESERGIRNVFSKARENAPTVLVFDEIDAIAGTRNESGETAVGERVVSQLLTELDGLEDLEDVVVLATTNRPDRIDDALLRAGRFERHVRVGEPDRGARREIFEVHLRDRPLADDVDLETLAERTEGTVGAAIEGICRTAAMNAVRDYVEDAPNAGSPPDLETLVLTAEHFERALERTDGESADEFGRSADGFDALLDGE, from the coding sequence ATGAAACTCACCGTCAAGCCGCTCGTTTCGAACCGGTCGGAACGGTCCGTCGCCGCCCTCGAGCGAGAGACGATAGCTGAGCTTGGTATCGAGTCCGGCGAGTACGTTTCTCTCGAGGGACCAACGGGCGAATCGGCCGTCGTCGAGGTGACGTCGCGACCGACCGAGGACGTCGACGACCGGACGATCCGTCTCGAGGACGCGCTCGCGGATCGCCTCGGCGTCGAGGTCGGGGGGACCGTCCGCGCGGAACCGGTCGACGTTCGGTCCGCCGAGCGAGTCGAGGTCGCGCTCCCCGAGGACGTCTCCTCGAAGGCAGCCCTCGAGTTCGCACAGCGGGACACATTGGTCGGCCGAGTGCTTTCGGACGCGGAGACGGTGACGGTGTCGCTGGCCGCCGAGTCGGGCGCCGGGAGCCGGAGTGTCCCGATCGAGGTCGTCGACCTCGAGCCGACGCCTCCGGTCGTCGTCGAGGACTGGACGTCGGTCGTGCTCTCGCCGGAGGCGGCGTCGATCGACGACACGGAGCGCGATCAACCGACGCCTGCCGTGACGTACGACGACGTCGGCGGTCTCGCCGAGGAACTCGACCGGGTGCGGGAGGTCGTCGAGCTGCCGATGCGGTATCCGGACGTCTTCGATCGGCTCGGGATCGAGCCGCCGAAGGGCGTCTTACTGTACGGTCCGCCGGGAACCGGGAAGACGCTCATCGCCCGCGCGATGGCCAACGAGGTCGGGGCACACTTTCAGACGCTTCGGGGACCGGAGATCGTCTCGAAGTACTACGGCGAGAGCGAGGAACGGCTCCGGGAGGTGTTCGCGGAGGCCGAGGAGAACGCGCCGGCAATCGTCTTCGTCGACGAGATCGACGCGATCGCGCCGAAACGAGAGGACGTCGGCGACGCCGAGCGTCGGATCGTCGCCCAGCTGTTGTCCCTGCTCGACGGCGGCGACAGCCGGGGCCAGGTCGTCGTGATGGGGACGACGAACCGGGTCGATTCGGTCGATCCGGCCCTGCGTCGTCCCGGACGGTTCGACCGGGAGATCGAGATCGGCGTGCCGGACGCGGACGAACGGGCGGAGATCCTCGACATCCACGCGGCCGACGTCTCCCTGAGCGAGGACGTCGACCTCGAGCGCTACGCCGAGCGAACCCACGGGTTCGTCGGGGCGGATCTCGAGAACCTGATCAGGGAGAGCGCGATGTGTGCGCTGCGACGGCTGCGCGAGGACTCGCCCGGTGGACGATCCGAGCTCTCGATCGACGGCCCGATCGAGATCGGCGAGCCGGACGTCGAAGCGGCGCTTCGCGAGATCGAACCCTCGGCGATGCGCGAGGTGTTCGTCGAGGTTCCGGACGCGGGCTGGACGGATATCGGCGGGCTCGAGGACGCGAAACGGACGCTCCGGGAGGCCATCCAGTGGCCCCTCGAGTACGCCGACGCTTTCGATCGGGTGTCGCTGCGGCCGGCGACGGGCGTCCTGCTGTACGGGCCCCCAGGGACCGGGAAGACGTTGCTGGCGCGGGCCGTCGCAAACGAGGCCCAGTCGAACTTCATCTCGATCAAGGGTCCCGAACTCGTCGACAAGTACGTCGGCGAGTCCGAACGCGGGATCCGGAACGTCTTCAGCAAGGCTCGAGAGAACGCACCGACCGTGCTCGTCTTCGACGAGATCGACGCCATCGCCGGCACTCGCAACGAGTCGGGCGAGACGGCCGTCGGGGAACGGGTCGTCTCGCAGCTGTTGACCGAACTCGACGGGCTCGAGGACCTCGAGGACGTCGTCGTCCTCGCGACGACGAACCGTCCTGACCGGATCGACGACGCGTTACTCCGGGCCGGGCGGTTCGAACGACACGTCCGCGTCGGAGAGCCAGACCGTGGGGCTAGACGGGAGATCTTCGAGGTCCACCTCCGCGATCGTCCGCTCGCTGACGACGTCGACCTCGAGACGCTCGCGGAACGGACCGAGGGCACAGTCGGCGCCGCCATCGAGGGGATCTGTCGAACGGCGGCGATGAACGCCGTCCGCGACTACGTCGAGGACGCGCCGAACGCGGGCTCGCCGCCAGATCTCGAGACGCTCGTCCTGACTGCCGAGCACTTCGAGCGGGCACTCGAACGGACGGACGGGGAGTCGGCCGACGAGTTCGGTCGGTCGGCGGACGGGTTCGACGCGCTCCTCGACGGCGAGTGA
- the fer gene encoding ferredoxin Fer — MSPNLPHVRLGEDAAERGDSEADEGPVRTVEYLDYEVLSERGWDIEDDDLFEKAAEADLDDTDHGRIEVTGRRYILDAAEDQGFEWPYECRAASCANCAGIVYEGDVEMDMDLILTEEEVEERQITLTCQSIPKSDEVKLVYNAMYLDYLQDRVIGVREV; from the coding sequence ATGTCACCCAACCTTCCCCACGTCCGGCTCGGCGAGGACGCCGCGGAACGGGGCGACAGCGAGGCCGACGAGGGTCCCGTCCGAACCGTCGAGTACCTCGACTACGAGGTCCTGAGCGAGCGGGGGTGGGATATCGAGGACGACGACCTCTTCGAGAAAGCGGCCGAAGCCGACCTCGACGACACCGATCACGGTCGGATCGAGGTCACCGGCCGGCGGTACATCCTCGACGCCGCCGAGGATCAGGGGTTCGAGTGGCCCTACGAGTGTCGGGCCGCGTCGTGTGCCAACTGTGCCGGGATCGTCTACGAGGGCGACGTCGAGATGGATATGGATCTCATCCTCACCGAGGAGGAAGTCGAGGAACGACAGATTACTCTCACCTGCCAGTCGATCCCGAAAAGCGACGAGGTAAAACTCGTCTACAACGCGATGTATCTCGACTACCTGCAGGATCGCGTCATCGGCGTCCGAGAGGTGTAG